A single genomic interval of Sceloporus undulatus isolate JIND9_A2432 ecotype Alabama chromosome 2, SceUnd_v1.1, whole genome shotgun sequence harbors:
- the CNN1 gene encoding calponin-1 isoform X1 — MSATHFNRGPTYGMSAEVKNKLAQKYDLQREHELRVWIEEVTGKRIGESFMESLKDGVILCELINKLQPGSVRKVNESTQNWHQLENIGNFIKATTKYGVKPHDIFEANDLFENTNHTQVQSTLIALASMAKTKGNKVNIGVKYAEKQQRKFLPEKLKEGRNIIGLQMGTNKFASQQGMTAYGTRRHLYDPKLGTDQPLDQATISLQMGTNKGASQAGMTAPGTKRQIFEPALGMEHCDTQNISLQMGSNKGASQQGMTVYGLPRQVYDSKYCLTPNYPIIGEDEDQYNHSHHNFYNSE, encoded by the exons CTAGCACAAAAATACGATCTCCAGAGGGAGCATGAACTGCGGGTATGGATTGAGGAGGTGACGGGGAAGCGCATTGGAGAAAGCTTCATGGAAAGTCTGAAAGATGGAGTCATCCTATGCGA GCTTATCAACAAACTCCAACCTGGATCTGTGAGGAAGGTGAACGAGTCCACACAGAACTGGCACCAG CTGGAGAACATCGGGAACTTCATTAAGGCCACCACCAAATATGGAGTAAAGCCCCATGACATCTTTGAAGCCAACGACCTCTTTGAGAACACAAACCACACTCAGGTCCAGTCTACACTCATTGCACTGGCTAGCATG GCCAAGACAAAAGGCAACAAGGTGAACATTGGGGTGAAATATGCTGAGAAACAGCAACGCAAATTCCTGCCTGAGAAGCTGAAAGAAGGCCGGAACATCATTGGGTTGCAG ATGGGCACCAACAAGTTTGCCAGTCAACAGGGCATGACAGCATATGGCACACGTCGGCACCTCTATGATCCAAAGCTGGGCACAGACCAGCCTCTAGATCAAGCCACAATCAGTCTACAGATGGGAACCAACAAAGGAGCCAGCCAG GCGGGCATGACTGCTCCTGGAACCAAGCGCCAGATTTTTGAGCCAGCCCTGGGTATGGAGCACTGCGACACCCAGAACATCTCTCTGCAGATGGGCAGCAACAAAGGGGCATCGCAGCAGGGCATGACTGTGTATGGGCTGCCACGGCAAGTCTATGACTCCAAGTACTGCCTCACGCCTAACTACCCCATCATCGGAGAGGACGAGGACCAGTACAACCACAGCCATCACAACTTCTACAACTCAGAGTAG